GCTTTTTCTGCTCTTGTTTCGCTGGTTCTGATTTTTTCTCTGATTGAGCAGCTTCAGTTTTAGCTGGCTGCGATTTGGGTTTTTCTGCTTTTTTGGGATTAGTTGATTGACCGTTTTGGCTTTCGTCTAGTTCTAAGAAGAATCCCTCTTTTTTGCCGCCAAATATCCCAGTGATAAAGTTGATAATGCCACTGAATATATTTTTGATAAAACCAAACATTTATGACAACTCCTAAATTTGAAACAATTTTTTACTTTTTTGTTGACAGTTGACCAGAAAATAGCTTGCTTAGTTCTTTCAAGTTATTCTCTGCATATTTTATCGGGAAAGTGTCTTCAAAAACTTAGCTCTTTCTTTGAATCTTTTTCCTCAAAGCCAGAGATTGATAAGTTCATTCGTATTAGCTTGCTACGCAATGAAAAGCAACTTTATGAAATTATTCTTAACATTCTTTCCCTGTTTACCTTAAAATTGTCTCCGATCGCCCGGTCAATAGTAAGAGTATCTTTACATAAATTAACATTTATTTCAGTTTAGGGATTAGGTAAAATCGTGCCAGCAGCAAAGGTGTCCCTGGATTTTGAACCAGGGCAAAAATGACTGGCTAATCTGGGAGTAGCGTGAGGATATGTAAAGCAAAATGAACAAAACTAGCCATCGCCACCCGACGATTTTGATTCACGGTATCCACGACACCAACTCAGTATTCGATCGAATGTCAGCTTCTTTAATCGAGCAAGGTTGGTCAGTACACAGCCTAGATCTCATTCCCAATAACGGTTTTGCTAGTATTGAGCAGCTAGCCAGGCAACTAGCAGAATACATTAGCGAAGTGTTTCCGCCAGAACAACCCCTCGATTTGATCGGCTTTAGCATGGGTGGAATCGTCACCCGCTACTACCTACAACGATTAGGAGGAATCAAGCGTATCCAGCGCTATATCAGCATTTCTGCGCCCAATAACGGGACATTAACAGGTTACGCTTTACCCTTTCCCGGAATCATGCAAATGCGTCCAGCAAGCAACTTTCTTGCCGATTTAAACAGCGACGTCGAAGAAAAGTTATCTCAGATAAATTGTACCTGGATTTGGACACCCTACGACCTGATGATTTTGCCGCCCAATAGTTCGCAAATGCCCGTTGGGAAACAAATACAACTGCCAGTATTAATGCACTCTTGGATGTTAAAAGACCCCCAGGTAATCGCCACAGTGACAGCAGCACTAAAAGAACCCACTAATAAAAAATTACCCAGGAGTATTCAGGTGCGATCGCCAAATATTGTCTAAAGCGCGAGTCTCTTTCTCAGTTAGGACAAAACAACTGAATTAGGGAGATTAGCGATCGCCAATTTCCACCACTTCTCGACCAGCAAAAATTGCTTCCGAGTGACGGTAATATTTAAATTCCATCAAATTCTCAAAAGGATCTACCAAGAAAAAAGTTTTATGTTCCGTAAGCTGATTAGGGAAACGCAATTTTGGTTCTTGATAAAAAGCAAGCCCCTTCTGTTTAGCCCTAGCCAACAACTCTGACCAATATTTTTCTTCAGGAAAAATTAAACCAAAATGTCGGGGATAAATACCTTGTTGAGGAGTTAAAGGTTCTTTCGTCATGTGAGCCACAACTTGATGACCGTAAAATTGAAAAATAACCGCCCGATCGTTTTCGCGACCCACAGAACAACCTAAACCATCAACATAATAAATTTTTGCTTTGGCAACATCGTTAATCGGAATAGCGAGATGAAAAATAATGCGATCGTTCATTGCGAAATATTACAACTACCATCTTCAACAGCTTAAGCTAGATGAATGTTAATCTATGTGCCGGGGATTACACATAATCTACTAACAGCAAGTAAAGTCTTAACTTTGGTGGGAATTACCCTACCGCTAAAACTGTCGTTTATAACGGGAGTCCCCTTCCCGCTTTTCAAGATGGGAATAATTCAACAGCTTCGCAGCAAACTACCCTTTTCTCGCTCAACTAAAACCCGGTGGATGTGGTGTGCGATCGCCGCAATTGTCTACGGAGTTATTTTGCTGCTACCCTTGCCAGGAATCACTGCCGAAGGGCAACGTGCTTTAGCAGTATTTGGTGTTGCCGCCTTACTCTGGGGAACAAGCGCCTTACCCCTAGCAGTAACAGGCATTCTCGTTTTATTTTTACTACCGTTCAGTGGCGCAATCACCAACAAAAGTACCTACGCCTATTTTGGCAACAGTGCTGTCTTTTTTATTCTCGGCGCCTTAATTTTATCTAGTCCAATTATGCGCTCCGGACTTAGCACTCGTATCGCCTTAGCCGTAGTCTCTCGCTTTGGCAAAAGTCAGAAAGCATTGCTAGCTTCAATTTTAGGGCTAGCCGCGATCATGTCTTGCGTAATTAGCGCTCACGCCGTCGCCGCAATGCTGTTTCCGATTGTCATGGAAGTAGTTCGTGCTTCAGGTGCCAAACCAGGAGGGCGTTTTGGATTAGCAGCTTTCTTAGCAATGGCTTGGGGCGTAGTCATCGGTTCCAATACCACTTTACTCGGTGGTGCCAGAGGACCTTTAGCATTAGGAATTTTACAGAATACCACCGGAAAAACCATCGGTTTCGTCGAGTGGACAATTGCCTCAATTCCCCTCGTGCTGTTACTCTTGCTGGTAGCTGGCGGATTGCTGCAATTTGTCGGGCAGGGAGAAAAAGTCTCTTTGAATGCAGCCCGACGCTTTCTCGAAGCCCGCAACCGCGAACTGGGCGCAATTTCTCGCAGGGAGGTGGTAACTACAGCAATTATGATCCTGACGATCGCACTGTGGATAACAATGGGCGATACTTGGGGTTTAGATAGTATCGCCTTACTCGGAGTATCCTTAGCATTTATCTCAGGAGTAGCAGATTGGCGCGAAGTCGAAGAAGATGTTAACTGGGGGATTTTTGTCATGTACGGAAGCGCGATCGCTCTTTCGGCTGCGTTAACTGATACGGGTGCTGCTGCCGGGTTGAGTCAATATTTACTCGCGGCTGGTATTAACTCATTTTTAGTCATTTTCGCAGCAATAGTCTTTATCGCCTTAATGATGACCGAATTTATGAGCAATGCGGCGGCGGTAGCTGTCTTACTACCAGTGGCTTTAGCGATCGCTGAAAAATACGGCATTGAAGCACCGATAATCGCTTTAGCTGTAGTCATTCCCGCCGGATTAGGCTTTATGCTACCAGTGAGTACCCCAGCGATCGCGATCGCTGTTAGTAGTGGTTACGTCCGTCCTTTGTCTGTCTTACGTTGGGGACTCTGGCTCGATCTCCTCGGCTACGGACTGGTATTACTCGTCAGTCAACTCTACTGGCCCCTGCTTGGGTTAGGAGGCTAAAAAAATGGCACAGCTATGGCTGATTTTAACTAATCCCTACGCCTACGAAAAGGCTGTAGAACGAGCAGTTACTGTTGCTCAAAAAAATAACCTGCAAATCCTAGTAGTTTTCTTAATCACTCAAGAGTGGTTAGAGAAAACAGTTTGCGAACTCAGTGAAATGGGTTGGCTGGGTTCAGCTTCCCTACGCAGTCTAGAAATATCAATGCAAGAAGGCTATCGTGCTTTAGCGGCGGATGTACTCAAAGAAGTTGAACGTCAAGCAAATCAAGTCGATGTCATTGTTAAAGGTGTTGTCGAAGCACCATCTTTAGATCGATACCTTGACTGGGCGATCGCACAAGGTGCAGAGCGACTGATTATTGGTAGTCCTCAACAAACTACTAAGCTCAATCGTTTACCTGATTCATTAGAATGGGTTGATTGACGTTACTGTAAGTATATCAACGATTTGAATTGAATTTTCAGTAAATGAAACGCACCGTGTCTATTCCCGTCGATTTACCCCTTGGCTTCCTGGAATAGAAAGAGTTACATTTGAAGGAATGTATAAATCTAGTAGGAGTACAAAAGTGACCGTAAAACAACGTGGTGTAACGATTTGGTTTACAGGTTTAAGTGGCGCAGGTAAAACCACAATTAGTAAAATTGTAGCGGAAAGGCTACGAGAACAAGGCTATAAAATTGAAGTTCTCGATGGAGATGTCGTTCGTCAAAACCTCAGCAAAGGTTTGGGTTTTAGTAAAGCTGACCGAGATGAAAATATCCGCCGGATTGGTTTTGTTTCCCATTTATTAACTCGTAATGGTGTAATTGTTATTGTTTCTGCTATCTCCCCTTATCGGGAAATTCGGGAAGAAGTCAGGGAACGAATTAAAGATTTCGTCCAAGTTTATGTTAATGCTCCTCTAGAAGTTTGCGAAGACCGAGATGTCAAAGGACTTTATCAACGTGCAAGAGCAGGGGAAATTAAAGGTTTTACAGGTATTGATGACCCCTACGAACATCCCCTTCATCCTGATGTAGAATGCAGAACTGACCTCGAAGATATTTCTGAAAGTGTGGCAAAAGTCTTTCAAAAATTAGAGGATTTGGGCTATGTGGCTAGTGGTTTAGCAGTAGAAGCCTAAACTCGCTTGGACAATGATAACCCTCGATCTCTAAGTTGGTGTGGGTTATCATTGTCTTGGTTTTTATGTTAAAAATTATGGATTTTCACCCAAATGGCTGACCAATCTTTGGTAGTTAAAGTACTTAAAAATCCCAACAAAGTTGTTAAGAAAATTAAGCGTGTTGTCGAACATAATTTCGAGGATACAGTCAGGACTTTTGCTCAAAGACACATTTGGTCGTCAGTAATTAATCAAACCGAAATTAGAATAGTTGGCTTAAGACGTACTGGCAATCATGCAATAATTAATTGGCTCCGAGAACAAGCTACTGGAGTAGTTTGGCATCTTAATAACGTTGCTCCGTTGACAAATCCTTTCCGCTATAAATGTGAAAATCTCCAGGATTATTTTCCTCAATACGAGCAGGCGATCGCGCGTTACCGTAGCCAAGCTAAGGGAGATTTTGTAGCTAAAGATTGGTTGCTTTATAGCTATGAAGATTATGCTCTAGAACAAATAACTAAGTCTCAGTTTGAACGCAAACACGATCTGTATTTAGGCAAAAGTGCAATTCGCTACGATCTGCTGATTCTCAGAGACCCTTTTAATTTGTTTGCTAGTAGGTTAAAAAATAACTATCTTACTGTTAGCACTCCGCCAAAAACTCTTGTGGAAATGTGGCTTGATTATGCTCAAGAGTTTGTTGGCGAAACCAATTATTTAACTAATCACAAAATTTGCCTTAATTATAATCGTTGGACTATCGATGTAGATTATCGCCAACAAATAGCAGAAAAGCTAGGTTTAAAGTTTTCTGATGCGGGTATCGATCGCGTGGGAAGTTGGGGTGGAGGTAGTTCTTTTGAAGGACAAGAATTTGACGGTCAAGCAACAAAAATGGATATTCTTAATCGCTGGAAGCATTTTCAAGCCGATCCTAAATATCTCCAACTTGTGAATAATCGGAAACTTTATGACTATTCTCAACGTATATTTGGCTCTATTCCTGGTACGGAATCTCTCCAATTATAGCTAGTTGCCTGTCTGAGTTAATTTACTCATCAAATGAGGATAAATTTATGAAATTACCGACGTTTTTAATTATTGGCGTTCAAAAGGCGGGAACCACTTCTATTTATGATTATTTGCAAGCACATCCTCAAGTTTATATGAGTCCCATTAAGGAAATCAATTTTTTCCAAGTTGATTGGGATAATGCTGATGAGGAAACTAAAGCTAAAAAACCGAATGGGATTAATAGTTGGGAAAAGTATTGTCAACTTTTTGCTGATGCTCGCGATGAACTTGCTCTTGGTGAAGCTTCTCCTAATTATCTTTTTAAATATCAAGATTCTGCGGAAAATATTCATCGTTATCTACCTGATGTGAAAACGATCGCTATTCTTCGCGATCCAGTTGAGAGAGCATATTCAGATTATTTGATGCACGTACGTGATGTTATTGGTAAACCCAAAAGTTTAGTTGAACAAGCTCAACAAGTACCAATTACATCTTTTACGATTCGGAAAGGTTT
This sequence is a window from Oscillatoria salina IIICB1. Protein-coding genes within it:
- a CDS encoding esterase/lipase family protein encodes the protein MNKTSHRHPTILIHGIHDTNSVFDRMSASLIEQGWSVHSLDLIPNNGFASIEQLARQLAEYISEVFPPEQPLDLIGFSMGGIVTRYYLQRLGGIKRIQRYISISAPNNGTLTGYALPFPGIMQMRPASNFLADLNSDVEEKLSQINCTWIWTPYDLMILPPNSSQMPVGKQIQLPVLMHSWMLKDPQVIATVTAALKEPTNKKLPRSIQVRSPNIV
- a CDS encoding VOC family protein; translation: MNDRIIFHLAIPINDVAKAKIYYVDGLGCSVGRENDRAVIFQFYGHQVVAHMTKEPLTPQQGIYPRHFGLIFPEEKYWSELLARAKQKGLAFYQEPKLRFPNQLTEHKTFFLVDPFENLMEFKYYRHSEAIFAGREVVEIGDR
- a CDS encoding SLC13 family permease, producing MGIIQQLRSKLPFSRSTKTRWMWCAIAAIVYGVILLLPLPGITAEGQRALAVFGVAALLWGTSALPLAVTGILVLFLLPFSGAITNKSTYAYFGNSAVFFILGALILSSPIMRSGLSTRIALAVVSRFGKSQKALLASILGLAAIMSCVISAHAVAAMLFPIVMEVVRASGAKPGGRFGLAAFLAMAWGVVIGSNTTLLGGARGPLALGILQNTTGKTIGFVEWTIASIPLVLLLLLVAGGLLQFVGQGEKVSLNAARRFLEARNRELGAISRREVVTTAIMILTIALWITMGDTWGLDSIALLGVSLAFISGVADWREVEEDVNWGIFVMYGSAIALSAALTDTGAAAGLSQYLLAAGINSFLVIFAAIVFIALMMTEFMSNAAAVAVLLPVALAIAEKYGIEAPIIALAVVIPAGLGFMLPVSTPAIAIAVSSGYVRPLSVLRWGLWLDLLGYGLVLLVSQLYWPLLGLGG
- the cysC gene encoding adenylyl-sulfate kinase, with product MTVKQRGVTIWFTGLSGAGKTTISKIVAERLREQGYKIEVLDGDVVRQNLSKGLGFSKADRDENIRRIGFVSHLLTRNGVIVIVSAISPYREIREEVRERIKDFVQVYVNAPLEVCEDRDVKGLYQRARAGEIKGFTGIDDPYEHPLHPDVECRTDLEDISESVAKVFQKLEDLGYVASGLAVEA
- a CDS encoding sulfotransferase family protein; this translates as MKLPTFLIIGVQKAGTTSIYDYLQAHPQVYMSPIKEINFFQVDWDNADEETKAKKPNGINSWEKYCQLFADARDELALGEASPNYLFKYQDSAENIHRYLPDVKTIAILRDPVERAYSDYLMHVRDVIGKPKSLVEQAQQVPITSFTIRKGFYYEQLKYFFDKFNREQIRVYLYDELVKNPVEMMQDMYRFIGVDDTFVPDTSSKKQVAQVPKSTTVNQLLRGQNWFRSVVSSALKPIIPLEVRQKIRSKLIKMNSAEKKAMPLLPAERQILRELYREDILKLQDLIQKDLSKWLD